The following coding sequences lie in one Candidatus Goldiibacteriota bacterium genomic window:
- a CDS encoding AlwI family type II restriction endonuclease, with amino-acid sequence MKKRAKKIKVKKDKNNYKEMKFQTFCWSFGTTSFRVKDLAYKLYSQLVILKELKFEYPGKTWQELQGKFYDKMHKAGLATGDAKRKEKDARQFTSSLVQLGLTDEERIPTEVGEKLIRVIESSSAGNANILKLKPEAFIFFKQMLKLRMDFNGRDYKEFKIKPYQIIIYMLLVLEYLTYEELTYFVPLCKTVEEANETIGAIKKFRAGKLTVEVFLRGKIEQMTNYKSALDYFLNEKVDTAEKFAAIGIGRKGKKYDEIYFYIYNQILVFQSCKTDKARKKAVEGLLSQLKKVKDGEIKKNWSKLLFGSAKLKNGEDENISALDGSRIVKIKNENEFKTEFFYFLHVNKWIATLDDYFDLNKRFLSLTETIVFADGKATLDIIPKAYFAPIVDKLRDETINYTDNDAANFGKDLNIEDVYPYLIKSEDVLRKSIATLYPDYDISKPAAQYVHGKRVQRLNKIILDKFKPEDIKNMFLWFKNRNDADIASHFKDCEASIPTIFEYVMAIIWYLISERKVDVLEALNLTLDVNLLPKVHAAGGQSDIVFKYRGYNDLPDHDLLLEVTLTEKDSQRRNEMEPVSRHLGQYLIRINENAYAVFLANFIDNNVLCDFRQRKTTPFYDNGKSVQGLKIIPLDLIFLEKIVDENVNYDKLFAIFEKAYNDGEMDGVRWYNDKLNNEFNNLKG; translated from the coding sequence ATGAAAAAAAGAGCTAAAAAAATAAAGGTTAAAAAAGATAAAAACAATTATAAAGAAATGAAATTTCAGACTTTCTGCTGGTCTTTTGGAACAACGAGTTTCAGAGTAAAAGACTTGGCGTACAAGCTTTATAGTCAGTTGGTAATATTAAAAGAATTAAAATTTGAATATCCGGGTAAGACATGGCAGGAATTACAGGGTAAATTCTACGATAAAATGCATAAAGCCGGACTTGCAACCGGAGACGCAAAGCGAAAAGAAAAAGACGCAAGGCAGTTTACATCTTCGCTTGTACAACTTGGACTCACTGATGAAGAGCGAATACCAACCGAAGTCGGAGAAAAGCTTATACGGGTTATCGAGAGCAGTTCTGCTGGAAATGCCAATATTTTAAAATTAAAACCGGAAGCTTTTATTTTTTTTAAACAGATGTTGAAGCTGCGCATGGACTTTAATGGCAGGGATTATAAAGAATTCAAAATCAAACCTTATCAAATAATAATATACATGCTGCTTGTACTTGAATATCTGACTTACGAGGAATTAACTTATTTTGTCCCGCTTTGTAAGACGGTGGAAGAGGCCAATGAGACTATTGGTGCTATTAAAAAGTTTAGAGCGGGCAAACTGACTGTTGAAGTGTTCTTGCGTGGTAAAATTGAGCAGATGACGAATTATAAATCGGCGCTTGATTATTTTCTAAATGAAAAAGTTGATACGGCGGAAAAGTTTGCGGCTATCGGGATAGGCAGGAAAGGAAAAAAATATGATGAAATATACTTCTATATTTATAACCAAATACTTGTTTTTCAATCTTGTAAAACTGATAAAGCTAGGAAAAAGGCTGTTGAAGGATTGTTAAGTCAATTAAAAAAAGTTAAAGATGGCGAGATTAAAAAAAATTGGTCGAAGCTATTGTTTGGTAGCGCTAAACTCAAAAACGGTGAAGATGAAAATATATCAGCACTTGACGGATCCAGAATAGTAAAAATAAAAAACGAAAATGAATTTAAAACAGAATTTTTTTATTTCTTGCACGTAAATAAATGGATTGCAACACTTGATGATTATTTTGATTTAAATAAAAGGTTTTTAAGCCTGACAGAAACCATTGTTTTTGCTGACGGTAAGGCAACTCTTGACATAATACCAAAGGCATATTTCGCGCCAATTGTTGACAAACTCAGGGATGAAACAATTAACTACACCGATAATGATGCCGCCAATTTCGGTAAAGACTTGAATATTGAAGATGTTTATCCGTATTTAATAAAATCCGAGGATGTTCTTAGGAAATCCATAGCAACTTTATATCCGGACTATGATATTTCAAAACCTGCGGCGCAGTATGTTCATGGCAAACGGGTACAGCGTCTGAACAAAATAATACTTGATAAATTCAAACCTGAAGATATTAAGAACATGTTTTTATGGTTTAAAAACCGAAATGATGCCGATATAGCAAGTCACTTTAAAGATTGTGAAGCCAGTATCCCGACCATTTTTGAGTACGTAATGGCAATCATCTGGTATCTTATCAGCGAGAGAAAAGTTGATGTTCTTGAAGCGTTAAATCTGACTTTGGATGTTAATTTATTGCCGAAAGTGCATGCGGCTGGGGGGCAGTCTGATATAGTATTTAAGTACCGGGGATATAATGATTTGCCTGATCACGATTTGCTTCTTGAAGTAACTTTGACAGAGAAGGATAGTCAGAGAAGAAACGAAATGGAACCTGTAAGCAGGCATCTAGGACAGTATTTGATTAGAATTAATGAAAATGCATATGCAGTATTTTTAGCAAACTTTATTGATAATAATGTACTTTGTGATTTCAGACAGAGAAAAACAACTCCGTTTTACGACAACGGTAAATCGGTTCAAGGTCTTAAGATTATACCGCTTGATCTGATTTTTCTTGAAAAAATAGTTGATGAAAATGTCAATTATGACAAACTATTTGCAATATTTGAAAAAGCATATAATGATGGGGAAATGGACGGAGTCCGTTGGTATAATGATAAATTAAACAATGAATTTAATAATTTAAAGGGTTGA
- the lexA gene encoding repressor LexA, whose amino-acid sequence MKNTLSESEIEALRHIRNAIMRYGKPPTVRALMKSLGFSSPRAVSYLLEKLSEKNIVKRGPEGLRIISDFTGDESRINTVDIPLVGEVSCGSPILAEQNVVDSISVAITLAKPPHKYFMLKAKGDSMNKKGINSGDLVLVRQQQTARNGDLVVALIDDEATIKEFRDLGDTVALLPHSTNPKHKPIILDRHFLIQGVVQKILSGLAA is encoded by the coding sequence ATGAAAAATACTTTATCAGAATCAGAAATAGAGGCCTTGAGACATATAAGGAATGCCATTATGCGATATGGCAAACCACCTACAGTACGTGCTCTTATGAAATCCCTTGGATTTAGCTCGCCTCGTGCCGTGTCATACCTCCTTGAAAAACTATCTGAAAAGAATATTGTCAAAAGAGGGCCGGAAGGGCTGCGGATAATATCGGATTTTACCGGTGATGAAAGCAGGATCAATACGGTGGATATACCACTTGTAGGAGAGGTATCTTGTGGTTCTCCTATCCTTGCTGAACAGAACGTTGTTGATTCAATTTCTGTAGCAATAACACTTGCAAAACCGCCTCATAAATATTTTATGCTTAAAGCAAAAGGCGACTCGATGAACAAAAAAGGAATCAATTCCGGAGATCTGGTTCTTGTCAGGCAACAGCAAACCGCCAGAAACGGCGATTTGGTTGTGGCACTGATAGATGACGAGGCCACAATAAAGGAATTTCGTGATCTCGGTGATACAGTTGCCTTGTTACCGCATTCGACAAATCCCAAGCATAAACCAATTATATTAGACCGTCATTTTTTAATTCAGGGAGTGGTGCAAAAAATCCTGTCAGGACTGGCTGCGTAG
- a CDS encoding PilZ domain-containing protein has translation MENYTEKRRHPRVSFQAKVALKAADTLEENEADDPLKNEIQADSADISITGLQIVTKNILPPGRMLRIEILVPDEPMPVVTFGRVEWCFSDSKKEGIWKAGVNFELLHPDHTKLLKRLTGEN, from the coding sequence TTGGAAAATTACACGGAAAAAAGAAGGCATCCAAGGGTAAGTTTTCAGGCAAAGGTGGCTTTAAAAGCCGCCGACACCCTTGAAGAAAATGAAGCGGATGACCCTTTAAAAAATGAAATACAGGCAGACAGCGCGGATATAAGCATAACCGGGCTGCAGATAGTTACAAAGAATATATTACCTCCCGGCAGGATGTTAAGAATAGAAATACTGGTACCCGATGAACCCATGCCGGTTGTTACTTTTGGAAGGGTGGAATGGTGCTTCAGCGATTCAAAAAAAGAAGGCATCTGGAAAGCGGGTGTTAACTTTGAATTATTACACCCTGACCATACGAAATTGTTAAAAAGATTAACCGGCGAAAATTAA
- a CDS encoding adenosylhomocysteinase gives MKKNYDVKDITLAKEGRRKMEWAERNMPVLRLIREEFKKTKPFKGINMAACLHITTETANLLWTLKEGGANVVACASNPLSTQDEVAACLVKDFGIPTYAIKGESNKVYYSHILAVLASKPALTMDDGADLVSTIHKTHRHLIPGIIGGTEETTTGVIRLQAMEKDGKLEFPVIAVNEAMTKHFFDNRYGTGQSTLDGIIRATNVLLAGSTLVVCGYGWCGKGLAMRGAGAGANVIVTEVDPIKALEAKMDGYRVMPMSDAAAYGDVFVTVTGNLNVIRSEHFKKMKDNAIVCNSGHFNAEIDLPALEKLAVTKKEVRNMVVEYKLKNGHKINLLADGRLVNLATAEGHPAMVMDMSFANQAQGAEYMVKMGNKLKKKVYVVPEEIDRKIAEIKLKSMGVKLEKLTPEQVKYLNSWEEGT, from the coding sequence ATGAAAAAAAATTATGACGTAAAGGACATAACACTTGCAAAAGAAGGCAGAAGAAAAATGGAATGGGCAGAACGTAATATGCCTGTCCTGCGCCTTATAAGGGAAGAATTTAAAAAGACCAAACCGTTTAAAGGTATTAACATGGCGGCATGCCTGCACATTACTACAGAGACGGCTAACCTTTTGTGGACGTTAAAAGAAGGCGGCGCCAATGTGGTTGCCTGCGCTTCAAATCCGCTTTCCACGCAGGATGAAGTGGCGGCGTGCCTTGTAAAAGATTTTGGAATTCCCACTTACGCGATTAAAGGCGAATCAAACAAAGTTTATTATTCGCACATACTTGCAGTGCTTGCTTCAAAACCCGCGCTGACAATGGATGACGGCGCTGACCTTGTTTCCACTATTCACAAAACGCACAGGCACCTTATCCCCGGAATTATCGGCGGCACAGAAGAGACCACAACCGGTGTTATAAGGCTGCAGGCAATGGAAAAAGACGGCAAGCTGGAATTCCCGGTAATTGCCGTAAATGAAGCCATGACAAAACATTTCTTTGATAACCGCTACGGCACAGGGCAGTCCACGCTTGACGGAATAATCCGCGCGACAAATGTGCTTCTTGCGGGTTCAACACTTGTGGTGTGCGGCTACGGCTGGTGCGGTAAAGGCCTTGCAATGAGGGGCGCGGGCGCCGGTGCAAACGTTATTGTAACCGAAGTTGACCCTATTAAAGCGCTTGAAGCCAAAATGGACGGATACAGGGTAATGCCCATGAGCGACGCCGCGGCTTACGGCGATGTTTTTGTGACAGTGACAGGAAATTTAAATGTAATCCGTTCCGAACACTTTAAAAAGATGAAAGACAACGCCATAGTCTGCAACTCCGGCCACTTTAATGCGGAAATTGACCTGCCTGCCCTTGAAAAACTTGCGGTTACAAAGAAAGAAGTAAGGAATATGGTTGTTGAATACAAACTTAAAAACGGCCATAAGATTAACCTGCTTGCGGACGGCAGGCTTGTAAACCTGGCAACGGCAGAAGGCCACCCGGCAATGGTAATGGATATGAGCTTTGCAAACCAGGCACAGGGCGCGGAATACATGGTTAAGATGGGAAATAAACTTAAAAAGAAAGTATACGTGGTGCCGGAAGAAATAGACAGAAAGATAGCGGAAATAAAGTTAAAATCCATGGGCGTAAAACTTGAAAAACTTACCCCAGAACAGGTGAAGTACCTTAACAGTTGGGAAGAAGGAACGTAG